A single window of Flavobacterium sp. 140616W15 DNA harbors:
- a CDS encoding glutamine synthetase III encodes MSTLRFQALKEASTRKPVQFEETDRKSTIFGSNVFNDKAMKQYLTSDAFKGVQGAVQHGTKIDRKLADYIAMGMKEWALAKGVTHYTHWFQPLTGTTAEKHDAFFETSYDGTDSFEKFGGAQLVQQEPDASSFPNGGIRNTFEARGYTAWDPTSPAFIFGTTLCIPTVFISYTGEALDNKIPLLRALSAIDDAATDVCKYFDKNVKKVTATLGWEQEYFLIDKSLAESRPDLMMTGRTLLGHTSAKGQQLDDHYFGSIPTRALVYMRDLEQECMLLGIPVKTRHNEVAPNQFELAPIFEETNLAVDHNCLLMDVMQKVAERHHFKVLFHEKPFKGVNGSGKHNNWSLATDTGVNLLSPSKTPMSNLQFLTFFINTIKAVNDYEELLRAAIATASNDHRLGANEAPPAIISVFIGEQLTKVLAELEGVTTGKLSPEEKTDLKLNVVGKIPDVLLDNTDRNRTSPFAFTGNKFEFRAVGSTANCANSMTTLNAIVAKQLKDFKVEVDALIDLKDMKKDDAIFNVLREYIKVSKKILFEGDGYSEAWEIEAAKRGLSNHKTTPQALKARASKQALDLFSELGIMNHVEVEARYEIELEEYTKKIQIEGRVLGDISKNHVIPTAIRYQNTLIENVKGLKEIFGDDFLTTAKEQIVLIKQISGHIEGINSKVEAMTNERKKANHLTDAQEMAEAYCNNVKPYFEDIRNHCDKLELLVDNEIWTLTKYRELLFTK; translated from the coding sequence ATGTCAACATTACGTTTCCAAGCTTTAAAAGAAGCTTCAACAAGAAAGCCTGTTCAGTTTGAAGAAACCGACAGAAAATCAACCATTTTTGGTTCTAATGTATTTAACGATAAAGCAATGAAGCAATATTTGACTTCGGATGCATTTAAAGGAGTACAGGGAGCGGTTCAGCATGGAACTAAGATAGATAGAAAATTGGCGGATTATATCGCAATGGGTATGAAAGAGTGGGCTCTTGCAAAAGGGGTTACACATTATACACATTGGTTTCAGCCATTAACAGGTACGACAGCAGAAAAGCATGATGCTTTTTTTGAGACATCATATGATGGAACAGATTCATTTGAGAAATTTGGAGGAGCACAATTGGTACAACAAGAGCCAGATGCTTCAAGTTTCCCTAACGGAGGAATAAGAAATACATTTGAAGCAAGAGGATATACAGCTTGGGATCCAACATCGCCAGCATTTATTTTTGGAACTACATTATGTATTCCTACTGTTTTCATATCATATACAGGAGAAGCATTAGATAATAAGATACCTTTATTAAGAGCACTTTCTGCTATTGATGATGCTGCAACAGACGTTTGTAAATATTTTGATAAGAATGTAAAGAAAGTTACAGCGACTCTTGGGTGGGAGCAAGAATATTTTCTTATAGATAAATCTCTTGCAGAATCTCGTCCTGATCTTATGATGACAGGAAGAACATTGTTAGGACATACATCTGCTAAAGGACAACAATTAGACGATCATTATTTTGGATCAATTCCTACTCGTGCATTAGTTTATATGAGAGATTTGGAACAAGAATGTATGTTGTTAGGAATACCAGTTAAAACACGTCATAATGAGGTAGCGCCAAATCAGTTTGAGTTGGCACCAATTTTTGAAGAGACAAATTTAGCAGTAGATCATAACTGTTTATTAATGGATGTAATGCAAAAAGTGGCCGAGCGCCATCACTTTAAAGTATTATTTCATGAAAAACCATTTAAAGGAGTTAATGGTTCTGGTAAGCACAACAACTGGTCACTGGCAACAGATACTGGAGTAAACTTGTTAAGTCCAAGTAAAACTCCGATGAGTAATTTACAGTTTTTAACATTCTTTATTAATACGATTAAAGCGGTTAATGATTACGAAGAATTATTAAGAGCAGCAATTGCTACAGCAAGTAATGATCACCGATTAGGAGCTAATGAAGCGCCACCAGCAATTATCTCTGTGTTTATTGGAGAGCAATTAACTAAGGTTTTGGCAGAATTAGAAGGTGTAACAACTGGAAAATTATCTCCAGAAGAAAAAACAGATTTAAAACTGAATGTAGTAGGTAAAATTCCAGATGTATTATTAGATAATACAGATAGAAACAGAACTTCGCCATTTGCCTTTACAGGAAATAAATTTGAGTTTAGAGCAGTGGGTTCAACAGCAAACTGTGCGAATTCAATGACTACTCTGAATGCTATTGTTGCAAAACAATTAAAAGACTTTAAAGTTGAGGTTGATGCTCTGATTGACCTAAAAGACATGAAGAAAGATGATGCTATCTTTAATGTTTTAAGAGAATATATTAAGGTTTCTAAAAAAATCCTTTTTGAAGGAGACGGATATAGCGAAGCTTGGGAAATTGAAGCTGCCAAAAGAGGTTTGAGTAATCATAAAACAACTCCTCAGGCATTAAAAGCAAGAGCATCTAAGCAAGCATTGGATTTATTCTCAGAATTGGGTATCATGAACCATGTAGAGGTAGAGGCACGTTACGAAATTGAATTGGAAGAGTACACTAAGAAAATTCAAATAGAAGGAAGAGTTTTAGGAGATATTTCAAAAAACCATGTTATTCCTACTGCCATTCGTTACCAAAATACATTAATAGAGAATGTAAAAGGATTAAAAGAAATTTTTGGAGATGATTTCCTTACTACAGCCAAAGAGCAAATTGTATTGATTAAACAAATTTCAGGACATATCGAAGGAATCAATTCTAAAGTAGAAGCGATGACTAACGAAAGAAAGAAAGCAAATCACCTTACAGATGCACAAGAAATGGCTGAGGCTTATTGCAATAATGTAAAACCTTATTTTGAGGATATACGTAATCATTGCGATAAATTAGAGCTACTTGTAGATAATGAAATTTGGACATTGACTAAATATAGAGAGCTATTATTTACTAAATAA
- a CDS encoding glutamine synthetase beta-grasp domain-containing protein yields MAKIKLEYVWLDGYEPTQNLRSKTKVEEHENFKGTLEELGNWSFDGSSTKQAQGGSSDCLLVPVAIYPDPTRINGYLVMSEVMYADGTPHPSNGRATIDDDNDDFWFGFEQEYFIMDTKTLLPLGFPVGGYPAPQGMYYCSVGGKNTHGRKLVEEHADLCIAAGLNFEGINQEVACGQWEFQLFAKGAKKAGDEIWIARYLLDRLTEKYGYYIEYHPKPLGDTDWNGSGMHANFSNEVLRTCGDQATYEKICEAFRPVTAEHIAVYGAYNDLRLTGKHETASIHDFSFGISDRGASIRIPLITVQKGWKGWLEDRRPASNGDPYKIAARIIKTVKSAL; encoded by the coding sequence ATGGCTAAAATAAAGTTAGAGTATGTTTGGTTAGATGGATATGAGCCAACTCAGAATCTTAGAAGCAAAACTAAAGTTGAAGAACACGAAAATTTCAAAGGAACATTAGAAGAACTAGGTAATTGGTCTTTTGATGGATCATCAACTAAACAAGCGCAAGGCGGATCTTCAGACTGCTTATTAGTTCCTGTTGCAATTTACCCAGATCCAACTCGTATCAATGGATACTTAGTTATGTCTGAGGTTATGTATGCTGACGGAACGCCACACCCTTCTAACGGTAGAGCTACTATTGATGATGACAATGATGATTTTTGGTTTGGTTTTGAACAAGAGTATTTCATCATGGACACTAAAACTTTATTGCCATTAGGTTTCCCTGTTGGAGGCTATCCTGCTCCACAAGGTATGTACTACTGCTCTGTAGGTGGAAAAAACACTCACGGTAGAAAATTAGTCGAAGAACATGCAGATTTATGTATCGCAGCTGGTCTTAACTTTGAAGGTATCAACCAAGAGGTTGCTTGCGGACAATGGGAATTCCAATTATTTGCTAAAGGTGCTAAAAAAGCGGGTGACGAAATTTGGATTGCCAGATACTTATTAGATCGATTGACTGAAAAATATGGTTACTATATCGAATACCACCCTAAACCTCTTGGTGATACAGATTGGAATGGTTCTGGTATGCACGCTAATTTCTCTAATGAAGTTTTAAGAACTTGTGGAGATCAAGCTACTTACGAAAAAATATGTGAGGCTTTCCGTCCTGTAACTGCTGAGCATATTGCTGTTTACGGTGCTTACAACGATTTACGTTTAACAGGTAAACATGAAACGGCTTCTATTCATGATTTCTCTTTCGGAATTTCTGATAGAGGTGCATCGATAAGAATTCCATTAATTACAGTACAAAAAGGCTGGAAAGGCTGGTTAGAAGACAGAAGACCTGCATCTAACGGTGACCCATATAAAATTGCTGCCAGAATTATCAAAACTGTTAAATCAGCATTGTAA
- a CDS encoding CsgG/HfaB family protein, whose product MNQKSLFGVLVVLLFSGCGAYFNQPVGVQKAIYGENTPATSALTNIPKPKEQIVVGVYKFKDQTGQYKAIEQGSTFSTAVTQGATSILIKALEDSKWFIPIERENLGNLLNERNIIRSTRQEYSTKPNEKEAPLTPLLFAGVLLEGGIISYDTNIITGGFGARYFGAGASVRYRQDRVTVYLRLVSTSNGKILNTVYVSKTILSQSVDANLFRYVNLNRLLEVETGFTRNEPIQLAVTEAIEKAVEGLIVDGIKDKLWEVDAPQVQVDNFVAGYDNEKSEADLAQLYGRNLTERRGRFGIELAGGATYMQGDYPNPVAKPMARGAVKFFFTPAFDISASTNVFKLGNKNKLDVGYATLDLNLELSILPHDVFTPFIFGGAGVGFNSKYKNMHTKVQFGGGLEYLVTSNFGVKVYGEYNVNFTDMIDYVDSGVRDDFYWRFGLGVTYYFPKNYHKKRKCKFS is encoded by the coding sequence ATGAATCAAAAATCACTTTTTGGAGTTCTAGTAGTTCTTTTATTCTCAGGTTGTGGTGCCTATTTTAATCAACCAGTTGGAGTACAAAAAGCTATTTATGGAGAGAATACACCAGCCACCTCGGCATTAACCAATATTCCTAAACCTAAAGAACAAATTGTTGTTGGGGTGTATAAATTTAAGGATCAAACAGGACAGTACAAAGCTATCGAACAAGGAAGCACATTTAGTACAGCAGTTACACAAGGAGCTACTTCTATTTTAATAAAAGCACTTGAGGACTCAAAATGGTTTATTCCAATTGAACGTGAAAACTTGGGGAATTTACTTAATGAAAGAAACATCATTAGATCTACAAGGCAAGAGTATTCTACTAAACCTAATGAAAAAGAAGCCCCATTAACGCCTCTTTTATTTGCAGGAGTTTTGCTTGAAGGAGGTATTATATCCTACGACACAAATATAATTACAGGAGGTTTTGGTGCTCGATATTTTGGAGCAGGAGCTTCTGTAAGATATAGACAAGATAGAGTTACTGTTTATCTAAGACTAGTTTCAACATCAAATGGTAAAATCTTAAATACCGTTTATGTTTCCAAAACGATTTTATCGCAAAGTGTCGATGCCAATTTATTTCGATATGTAAACCTAAACAGACTTCTGGAAGTCGAAACAGGTTTTACCCGAAATGAGCCGATACAATTAGCCGTTACCGAAGCTATCGAAAAAGCAGTTGAGGGACTCATTGTAGATGGAATTAAAGATAAACTTTGGGAAGTAGATGCGCCACAAGTTCAGGTAGATAATTTTGTTGCTGGCTATGATAATGAAAAAAGCGAAGCCGATTTAGCACAACTTTATGGAAGGAATCTTACCGAGAGAAGAGGACGATTTGGGATCGAACTAGCAGGTGGTGCAACATATATGCAAGGTGATTATCCTAATCCAGTTGCAAAACCAATGGCAAGAGGTGCAGTAAAATTCTTCTTTACCCCGGCTTTTGATATTAGTGCGTCTACAAATGTTTTTAAACTAGGTAATAAAAACAAGTTAGATGTAGGATATGCAACACTAGATCTTAATCTAGAATTGTCAATACTGCCTCACGATGTATTTACGCCTTTTATTTTTGGAGGAGCAGGTGTAGGATTTAATTCTAAGTATAAAAATATGCATACAAAAGTTCAATTTGGTGGAGGGCTAGAGTATCTGGTAACGAGCAATTTTGGTGTAAAAGTGTACGGAGAATACAATGTAAATTTTACAGATATGATAGATTATGTTGATAGTGGTGTCAGGGACGATTTTTATTGGCGGTTTGGTTTAGGGGTGACCTATTATTTCCCAAAGAACTATCATAAAAAAAGAAAATGTAAGTTTTCTTAA
- a CDS encoding TerC family protein, translated as MIVWILFLAAIMGILALDLGVFNKTPHIISTKEASKWTLIWVSISFLFSGVIYWLYTTNYIENPDGLKPTAAAIKFITGYLIELSLSIDNIFVIAIIFASFKIPQKYQHRVLFWGILGAIVFRGLMIFFGVMLINKFTWTTYLFGGFLLFTAMKMLFSSDKEDFHPKDSFAYKTLSKIMPITSETDKEKFFIQTAKGKAATPLFVALIVIEVMDVLFALDSVPAILAITKDPFLVFSSNIFAILGLRSMYFFLANMIAKFSHLEYSLIAILSFVGLKMLLHDYIEIPEWGSLAFIALSLIIGIIASLRLSKNNERISKTEE; from the coding sequence ATGATTGTCTGGATTCTATTTTTAGCTGCCATAATGGGGATCTTAGCTCTTGATCTTGGTGTATTTAACAAAACCCCTCATATTATAAGTACTAAAGAAGCCAGTAAATGGACTCTTATCTGGGTAAGCATCTCCTTTTTATTCTCTGGTGTAATATATTGGCTATACACTACCAATTATATCGAAAACCCTGATGGCTTAAAACCTACTGCAGCCGCTATAAAATTTATCACAGGCTATTTGATCGAACTCTCTTTAAGTATTGATAATATTTTTGTGATTGCTATTATTTTTGCCTCTTTCAAGATTCCGCAAAAATACCAACACCGTGTTTTATTCTGGGGGATTTTAGGAGCTATCGTATTCAGAGGTCTTATGATATTCTTTGGAGTAATGCTTATTAATAAATTTACCTGGACAACTTACCTGTTTGGAGGTTTTTTACTTTTTACTGCTATGAAAATGTTGTTTTCTAGTGATAAAGAAGATTTTCATCCAAAGGACTCTTTTGCTTATAAGACTTTAAGTAAAATTATGCCTATCACTTCTGAAACCGATAAGGAAAAGTTTTTCATTCAAACTGCCAAAGGCAAAGCTGCAACACCATTGTTTGTTGCTTTAATTGTAATCGAAGTAATGGATGTGTTGTTTGCTCTAGATAGCGTTCCTGCCATTCTCGCCATAACAAAAGATCCTTTTTTGGTATTTAGCTCTAACATCTTTGCTATTCTCGGATTGCGTTCGATGTATTTTTTCTTAGCCAATATGATCGCAAAATTCAGCCATTTAGAATATAGCCTAATTGCAATTTTAAGTTTTGTAGGCCTTAAAATGCTACTCCACGATTATATCGAAATACCAGAATGGGGCTCTCTCGCTTTTATCGCCCTTTCGCTGATTATAGGAATCATAGCCTCATTGCGATTAAGTAAAAACAATGAGAGAATTTCTAAAACAGAAGAATAA
- a CDS encoding CsgE family curli-type amyloid fiber assembly protein, translating to MQNTYAQVVYTEVKAKIEIEKIENLLAITGTVENLKSEFKNISYKLSVLKVNKSNSNQSNNAQDGRVTLEPIQKVNLSKTQVNFTQDDEIIILLLIYDDNNAVIGKDKVVFGGKDEARIAIPKPIDGLEMNGIVSNDTKTKLGNDFYDYFYSEYSKLKIKSHKIVTVREELTFGRTTRIMIDVDGEIIDEFISRPDEEFLKYMAESSSAKLFKYFKSIERQNKFISQY from the coding sequence ATGCAAAATACATATGCGCAAGTGGTTTATACCGAAGTGAAAGCAAAAATTGAAATTGAAAAAATAGAAAATTTGTTAGCTATTACTGGAACTGTCGAAAATTTAAAATCAGAGTTTAAAAACATCTCTTATAAATTATCAGTTTTAAAAGTAAATAAATCCAATTCTAATCAATCCAATAATGCGCAAGATGGTAGAGTTACATTAGAACCAATTCAGAAAGTAAATCTTTCAAAAACACAGGTAAATTTTACCCAAGATGATGAAATAATAATCTTGTTATTGATTTATGACGATAATAATGCAGTAATAGGAAAAGATAAAGTAGTTTTTGGTGGAAAAGACGAAGCAAGAATTGCCATTCCAAAACCTATTGACGGATTAGAAATGAATGGTATCGTTTCAAACGATACTAAGACTAAGTTGGGCAATGATTTTTACGATTATTTTTATTCAGAATATTCGAAATTAAAAATCAAATCACATAAGATCGTTACAGTTCGAGAAGAATTAACCTTCGGAAGAACAACTAGGATAATGATAGATGTTGATGGAGAAATAATTGATGAATTTATTTCAAGACCAGATGAAGAGTTTTTAAAATACATGGCCGAATCGTCATCGGCTAAACTTTTTAAGTATTTTAAAAGTATCGAACGACAAAATAAGTTTATCTCTCAGTATTAA
- a CDS encoding curli assembly protein CsgF encodes MKTITLLFCLLGICFTSVAQDLAYKPINPAFGGDTFNYNWLLSSAQAQNDYKEDKTTGFEQKSDLQRFKENLNNQLLNKLSNSLFEDQFGTGTGTGIGTGTGTGGGIKPGSYVFGTLSVDVYPSNLGLVVDILDIETGEQTQVIVPGN; translated from the coding sequence ATGAAGACAATAACTTTACTATTTTGTTTACTAGGAATTTGTTTTACTTCAGTTGCGCAAGATTTAGCATACAAACCTATCAATCCAGCTTTTGGTGGAGATACTTTTAACTACAATTGGTTGCTAAGTTCGGCGCAAGCGCAAAATGACTACAAAGAAGATAAAACTACAGGATTCGAACAAAAATCAGATTTACAACGTTTCAAAGAAAATCTCAATAATCAGTTACTTAACAAGCTATCAAATTCTTTATTTGAAGATCAGTTTGGTACTGGAACAGGCACTGGTATCGGTACTGGAACAGGCACAGGAGGAGGAATTAAACCGGGATCTTATGTCTTTGGAACGCTCTCTGTAGATGTTTACCCGTCTAATTTAGGACTAGTTGTAGATATCTTGGATATAGAAACTGGTGAGCAAACTCAGGTAATAGTTCCTGGAAATTAA
- a CDS encoding T9SS type A sorting domain-containing protein gives MKKKYFYYILLLLFNTSILFGQKVTLTPQVVNGKSYTSGPINLESTPTSSVSLGVTVEMPSIPGNNGTISIYSLNGLNANIVIGGNGGALFFGEGKFASRSFVVALSASDFNTSQGYIYAEYKTFSGLTYKSSNISVIKSGTTPPVIPPVIPPVTPPVTDPNFKNTLCCNQTIRYGDRPAPLVASTVDKLKTSTSWLKIIDSKFPNSTYTGINYSQDRSNVLITDYLTEPATFKRRIGSNFPFNDSNPINIKIIPTPIINKILIEGGNDTNGFVEIIDSNPKQIYSDRASARVNLNILENPYHVPLRGDTFATIDRYEWQYAITDQNDDFLVKNWITIENENSVFLEYTALTKIPKFEDNYLVIRRIAFYKNLSNASNILKIIPRTLKNNNVICCDQVLAMDSALQQIENPSLITGSSAAIEKTQNVQNINITYQWQSQAITNTRPNQYGTWSNITGATSKDYLPTPLQFIIGTRGGLIVETTYNYRRIATINYRINNKNYTSNSYSNETNVQAGRMYGTPTLIAYPNPASSIIYVENKSTDYLLSSTKISIANIMGTNVSANFSVINENLISIDVSNLVIGTYFINIENTGGDGRRGGRGNSQLTFIKTN, from the coding sequence ATGAAAAAGAAATACTTTTATTACATTTTATTGCTCTTATTTAATACGTCTATTTTATTTGGGCAAAAAGTAACCCTTACACCACAAGTTGTAAATGGCAAAAGTTACACCTCGGGACCTATTAACCTTGAATCAACTCCTACATCAAGTGTTTCATTAGGAGTTACAGTTGAAATGCCATCTATACCTGGAAACAATGGAACAATAAGTATATACTCTTTAAATGGTCTAAATGCTAACATTGTTATTGGGGGGAATGGCGGTGCATTATTTTTTGGTGAAGGCAAATTTGCTTCTCGTAGTTTTGTTGTAGCTTTATCTGCCAGCGACTTTAATACTTCACAAGGATATATTTATGCAGAATATAAAACTTTCTCTGGATTAACTTATAAAAGCTCTAATATTTCTGTCATTAAAAGTGGAACAACACCACCAGTAATACCACCAGTAATACCACCAGTGACACCACCGGTCACAGATCCAAATTTCAAAAACACATTATGCTGTAATCAAACTATTAGATATGGAGATAGACCTGCTCCATTAGTAGCTTCTACAGTAGATAAATTAAAAACTTCAACTTCATGGCTTAAAATTATTGATAGTAAATTCCCTAACTCAACTTATACAGGCATAAATTATTCTCAAGACAGGAGTAATGTATTGATCACAGACTATTTAACCGAACCAGCAACTTTCAAAAGAAGAATAGGATCAAATTTCCCATTTAATGACAGTAATCCAATTAATATAAAGATAATTCCTACTCCAATAATCAACAAAATTTTAATCGAAGGGGGTAACGATACAAATGGCTTTGTTGAAATTATAGATTCAAACCCAAAACAAATATATAGTGATAGAGCATCTGCCAGAGTAAATTTAAATATTCTTGAAAACCCATACCATGTTCCATTAAGGGGAGATACTTTTGCTACTATAGATCGTTATGAGTGGCAGTATGCAATAACAGATCAAAATGACGATTTTTTAGTTAAAAATTGGATTACTATCGAAAATGAAAATTCTGTATTTCTAGAGTATACTGCTCTAACAAAGATCCCAAAATTCGAAGATAATTACCTAGTTATTAGACGAATTGCGTTCTATAAAAATTTAAGTAATGCTAGTAATATTTTAAAGATCATTCCTAGAACTCTAAAAAATAATAATGTGATTTGTTGTGATCAGGTTTTAGCTATGGACTCTGCTTTACAACAAATTGAAAATCCATCCTTAATTACTGGCTCTTCAGCTGCTATCGAAAAAACACAAAATGTCCAAAATATAAATATAACTTATCAATGGCAAAGCCAGGCAATAACCAATACGAGACCAAATCAATATGGCACATGGTCAAATATTACTGGTGCAACATCAAAAGATTACCTTCCTACACCATTACAATTTATTATAGGAACAAGAGGTGGCTTAATTGTAGAAACTACCTATAATTACAGAAGAATTGCAACTATTAATTACAGAATTAACAATAAAAATTATACATCAAATTCATATAGCAACGAAACAAATGTACAAGCTGGAAGAATGTATGGCACTCCAACATTAATTGCATATCCAAATCCTGCTTCTTCAATCATATACGTGGAAAACAAGTCAACTGACTATCTTTTGTCGAGTACAAAGATATCTATAGCAAATATAATGGGAACAAATGTAAGTGCTAATTTTTCTGTGATAAATGAAAACCTAATAAGTATAGATGTTTCTAATTTAGTCATTGGAACCTATTTTATAAACATTGAGAATACTGGAGGAGATGGAAGAAGAGGTGGGAGAGGAAATTCACAATTAACATTTATAAAAACCAACTAG